The Halichondria panicea chromosome 14, odHalPani1.1, whole genome shotgun sequence genome contains a region encoding:
- the LOC135347435 gene encoding TNF receptor-associated factor 4-like, with protein sequence MATSNSDCSNSVRNQEPAATHPPEQITQPAEPDYDLVEQPDKDLYCPVTLDILVEPHQTDCCGQHISEKAAQRIIRDDKPCPMCNNAPFKTLKDKFFKRNTINKLNVRCPHKKSGCEWTGELGDLNYHTTSCPKHPWKCQYCDFESTHDIGTNDHTPCCDNYSLPCPNQCEIGRLPSLAAKLVATCWSAPYNLWSVSLLVMDVTRRFLEEIWWVT encoded by the coding sequence ATGGCTACCAGTAACAGTGACTGTTCTAACTCTGTGAGGAACCAAGAACCAGCTGCTACCCACCCCCCAGAACAGATCACACAGCCAGCTGAACCTGACTATGACCTTGTTGAACAACCTGACAAGGACTTGTACTGTCCAGTTACCCTTGACATTCTGGTGGAGCCACATCAAACCGACTGCTGTGGACAGCACATCTCAGAGAAAGCTGCTCAAAGGATCATCAGAGATGACAAGCCTTGTCCTATGTGTAACAACGCTCCCTTTAAAACGCTGAAAGACAAGTTTTTCAAACGTAACACCATCAACAAGTTGAATGTTCGTTGTCCCCACAAGAAgagtgggtgtgagtggacgGGGGAACTGGGGGATCTGAACTACCACACCACCTCCTGTCCAAAACATCCCTGGAAGTGCCAATATTGTGACTTTGAGTCCACCCACGATATCGGaacaaatgaccacaccccttgcTGTGACAACTACTCCCTGCCTTGTCCCAACCAATGTGAGATCGGTAGACTACCGTCCCTCGCAGCCAAGCTGGTAGCCACCTGCTGGAGTGCCCCCTACAACTTGTGGAGTGTGAGTTTGCTGGTAATGGATGTGACGCGAAGATTCCTCGAAGAGATCTGGTGGGTCACATGA